TACAAGTCAGGGACAAATTTCTCGAAACGAGTATTGTCTCCATGCCggaaaatgaaacaaatagaaatttttttttggaacaagtagaaaaaaatcttGATACCAATAcgtatgataaaattaatcgAGGCCATATGGATTTGTCAAAACTGAGGAGGAGAGATCCATATTTTAAGAGAAATATGGCAAGGGTTTGTAgcttttggagaaaaaatgaatgtaaTCGAGGAGCTGAATGTCCCTATCTTCACAAAGAAATACACTTAGACAAATCGCTAAGCAatcaaaatattaaaagtAGGTATACTGGAGAAAATGATGTGTTAGCTGAGAAAATACTCACAAGGTATgaacagcaaaatgaagataacCGATTTATGGCTAACAACATTTGTATCCATGGGATTAGCGAAGCTGTAAGTCAGGTCAATGTTAAAgattgttttaaaaaatttggtgaAATTAAATCAATTAAAATGATCCCTAAGGATTCGAAAATGTTTATTTCGTATGCCAATTCTCAGTCTGCAAAAAATGCTGCAGAGGCGTATAAAGATGGCCTCGAATTGAATGGCTCCAACTTAACGGTTATTCTCCAGGAAGAAGTAATTTCCCCAAGGGGTGCTGCGCCATTTGTGCCCCCCCCACCAGGGGGAGGAGTCCCCGCGGGGGGTGCCCCCCATGGGTGGTACAACAACAAGTGGCAAAACCACAGAAatgtcaattttgtgaagaaaaataacaaaacagaTGCTCCGGCACCACCCGGGATGATGGTGCCTGCGCCGCCTATGTTCTTCCCCTACCAGAATTACAACTTTAATCCCAAGGCGCCTAACTCCGCGCCTTATTTGTCCATGCGCCCGTCCGAGGCGGAGCAGCGCAAGTAGCGGCCGCGCGGAACGCCACCGTTGTTAGCGTTTTCAGCGTTGTCACGTTGTCACGTTGCCATTTTGGcacacttctttttttcgttaaagtTTAGCACCCTTTTTTCGCCCCCTTCCCTCGTGCGCATATTTCAAGGGAGCCATTCGTTGGGAGAGCGAAGTCAATCGTTCCTCTGCGCTGCGTTGCTCTGTTTTGCTTTGTATCCTCCACGATATTTCTGTTCAGACCTCCGTTCACGACACCTCTCGTTCGAACGTTATTCATCCATCTAGGATTTTGCACATTGGGgggtttttaaaattaagcGAAGTTTTGTGGTAGGCTGGTCGAGCAGCGAAGCCAGTTTGGTAAAGTAGTagcttttttcatttttcttttttcaatttttctttttttttttttttttttctactttttttttttttttttttgcctgacgaggtcatacaaaaaattttttttttttttgtatgaccTGGTCAGAAAGTAAATCAAGCCGCTTCAGCAAGTTTTAAGTCAGCACAACTTTTGCAAACTCGTACGTTAAACTAATGTGTATAGGAAAAAGTACAAATTGGGGAAAcagtgcacatttttttttttttcacatcatgTAGGGGCTCCCACCGTTGTATTATGTGTACCACTAATGTgccaaattggaaaaaaattatttcccttACGTGTtgccattttggctagctgtgcACACAGACAAACATGTAGCAtggttaaacaaaaaaatgtaggacTTGCACtgggtaagaaaaaaaacgggtaCACGAATGGCACAAAAGGGAtgcaagaaggaaaaacgaaaattttgAGATACATAAACATTTGCTTGCGGTCCATTTCGCTCGTTATGCGCCCCAGTGGTTAGAAGCACCGGTCTGCGTTCCAAATGAAGAGGGAGACAACAAAACGAACGTGAACTAAGCCCAAGGGGGCACGGTAAATGCTCGCTTGGCAACTTTTTCCCTGCGCGGTTCTTCACGTGCATCCTTTCGCTGCGAAGCTGTTGCAACCCCGTCACAAAAGGCCCATCTGCGTTTTCCTGTTCTCCAAGTACTTAACGTAGTTATTAATTATCCCCGTTGACCTCCACAACATTAACCATatgcacaaatttgaaaGGCCAATCCACCAGTTCCGCTCGTGTCtccatttgtaaattttgtagTACTCATCTGACAGCCCAGGTATGGCCTCCTTCGGGTtatacattttgttcacGCCATATTTCAATTTATACGATTCCGTGATgaaaagcataaaatttAGGAGTAAAATTAGGGAGACGATTCTGATCGGGCTGTCCCCAATTTGTTTGCGACAAAATGAGTAACTGAACCGTACGAGGAATCTTATTTTCATCAGGCAGGACAAAAGGAGCGTTATGCCCAGCGGCATCACTATTACGTATATTAGCTTGAGAAGGGACATTTTGGGGCTAAAATGTTGGGTAAGTCACTGGGGGGCCAAAAGTgggcccaaaaaaaaaaaaggggaggaaacaaGGTCTGCACCAAAGGGCTACGCCAAAACGAATGCAGTTAAGGGGTAATGGTCTTCTACTAGGAGGAAAGTACTACTGTTCTCCCTGGTGAGCGCTTCCCTTGTTTTGAAGAGAAAACCCCTCTCTCAGtggaaacacaaaatggatgttTTGATGCTACCGCTacataagcataaaaatattgcgcCCTTGGATAAAATCGACCTGGGGGGAAGTTCTGCATGTTTTTACTTACGCATAagcaacttaaaaaattagtttattttatgaaagtTTCGCCATATCGTTAGGCTTTTGTAAGCGGCATATTCATTTCAGTGCAATTTGTTGGAAATTAAAAGCTGCGATTTTGTGGCACCCTTTAACTTGTTCgtacttttgcttttttacgGAAAAAGGGTGGTTATCCATTGGTTCTCTCAAAACTGCCACCATTCCGCTGAGCGTATAAGCGGTACTCCCCTTGAAGAATGAACCGTCACAATGTCagtttaatttaatttaatttaacttAGTTCAGTTTTATTTGTTATGACGTGATATGACATgatattatttgaattatttttttttttttgcgagcTCCGCAAAATCCCCTGCGATTGGTAAGCACCAGGTTTAGCGACGTGGCAATGTGCGGTTGTGCAAAGTTATTCCATCGACTGgtggttaaattttttaagcaattCACTAACCATTGAGAGGAtgattttccaaaaggggtgATCCATGCCACGTTGGCAACAGTTTCCCTGGCGAGCGTTTCTCGCGTTATGGAAAAGCATGAACAGGGACAACACACACTCTGCTAGACGTAACACCCCCCTTTAATAGTTCCTCTCATTTTCCCAGCACATGCTGCCCTATTGCTGTAGCAACGTTGGCACAAAGGTCACAACGTCTGTGATGCACGTTGTAAAATGGAACACCATAGTTATTACCACTTGTGAcaggggggggtgaaaaaaaaaaaaatggatcttTTCTCCCCACTGGCAAATCCAGTTTTTGTTACGTTGGAAAGGGTGTCACCACGAGGCTCTGTGTGCACTTGCGCATTTCACTGACGCTTACTCTAAGTAGAGAATACAGTTCGCTGAAAGGGTGGAAGTGTGGCTAATGTCAACTTCGACAGTGTGACACACCGGTTGTGGGAATAATGGAAATTAATTACCACCCGTCTTTGCATGACGCGATATGATtttattccccatttttatatccCAGTTTGTGGGCTCggtaaataagaaaattgaTGTAAAACGCGATTACCTTTTTagagtcttttttttttttttttttgtcctcaaaaagggcaaaaaaaaaaaaaaaaaaaaaaaagccatgACTGTAAGTGTGTATTCcatttgaagatttttttttttagagcTAACTAGaaagctattttttttttttttttttttttttttttttttttttattgcctgttcataaaaaaaatgcaaaatacaAACGTTTTTACTATCCGCTGTTTTTAACACTTCATTTTGTCGATCAGTTGGAAGCAGTTCTATATCGCAGCGCAGGAAATTTGTCACTCGATCTGTTGATTTGTCTATCTGTAGATTTGTCGATTTGTGGATCTGTAAATTTGTGAATCTGTGAATTTGTGTATCTGTaaatttgttcgtttgttcgtttgttcgttttttcgttttttcgttttttcgctTGCTCGCCTGCTCGCCTGCAATTTTGCGCACCTCTCCACCTGCTCACCCCCGCGCACGCGAAGATGAAGCGAATAGCCGAGCTCTACGCCTACTCCGTGGACAAATCCACAACAATTTTCAACCtgaggaaaaaggaggaaattgccaggaagaaaaagagcgAAATGAATTGGCTGGACAAACTGTGCTcagaatatgaaaaaacaaaaaaggacacatTTGATTATTTCACCGTTAAAAAAAgcgaatggaaaaataaactgaACAACTCGAAATTATCTTCCTGCTTTAAGTGTGAGAACTCGAAGTATGGACACCTCCCCTGGTACAAAAAGTTGTTCTACATATTAAAAGGGCATGTCTACAAACTGTTGAACATTGccgatgaggaaaaaaacgcggACGGAGGGAGAAACGACGAGGGAGGGAGATACGAAGATGGAGGAAGATACgaaaatggaggaagatACGAAGAGGGAGAGTTCCCTAGCATTAGTCCCCAACCCAGTCAGCAAGAAAGAACAATAACCCGAGAGTTCGTTAGCTACGAAAATTTCGACTACAAACGTGTGCAGAAGACAAAGAATGCGGAGGATTCGCTGTTTAATAAGTATAAGGAAAGGTTCAGAAAGGCACGGGATCCTGAGGCCTACTTAAGCGAGCGCAGCCAGTCCGAATTGGTCAAGAGGAATATTTCTTCGAATGGCCTCATAGCCGTGCGTAGCAATCAGAGTATAGTGGAGGAGGGCGCGAGCCCCGAGCTGTGCGCTGCAAATTCGCTCGCGCGGGAGGCGGCAAGGGGAGAAGTAGAAGCCGAAGTTGAAGCGAAAGCAGACGCGGACACGGCCAACCAAACCATCGACACGGGAGAAGCTGACGGCAACACGAAGAACTTTCTCCACGTGGAGGACTCCCCTAagtttaatataaaaaacacGTGGGAGAAACTGAGCGGGTACATTTCGTAGGTGGCAAACGTGGCACGTCCCCGTGTGCATgttcgtgtgtgtgtgtgggggctCTGTGCAAAATTGTTTACTGCCCCTGAGATGAGCGGCAAAATTTTCTGTGACGCGCCGTTGCCGAGTTTCTCCCGTTGCTAGTTTCTCCCGTTGCCAGTTTCTCCCGTTGCACACGTTGCGCGCCTTTCCTTTGGGGGGATACCTTTCGAACGCGGACCATCAGAAATGGCCACCCCTTTGTGCAGCGCGGAAATGTCCGTGTGTATGTGCTTGTTTCCTATTGAACACCCCCCCGTGGGTGTGCGCTCCCATGTCAGCGCAAAAGCTGCTTAGCGCACACATGGCCTTTACTCagtaaatgtttttttttcgtaaatatgGACAAGTCGGAAAAGACGTTATTTGTGTGCGCTAACTTTGgtaaagaagtaaaaatgtaaagaagtaaaaatgtaaaaaaaggaaaaaaaaaaatcccccatTTGCCAGAACAGCTCACCAAAATGTATGACTCGTTCAAAAAGGTAATCCCCAAGGCAATGTTTCTCGTGTACATAACAACACGTGCGTGGAGGTGGAGGTGTATTCGGTCCTTCTGCCTAGTTCCTTCTTGGCATTTCTGCCCCATGCTGTGGTGGGGCAATGGCTAGGTTGTCCCTTTGGcgatgtaattaaaaaagcagACGATGGTGCGGTACGTGGGGCACAGTGCTTCGCTTCGATTGTTCGTAAAGGTAAGCACTCGGTGGTCATCCCAAATGGGTGGGAACTCGTTCACACCGTAGGGCGTGTGCAAAGGAAATTCCCGCCTCCTCTATATCGttatatcaatttttttttttcattatNNNNNNNNNNNNNNNNNNNNNNNNNNNNNNNNNNNNNNNNNNNNNNNNNNNNNNNNNNNNNNNNNNNNNNNNNNNNNNNNNNNNNNNNNNNNNNNNNNNNNNNNNNNNNNNNNNNNNNNNNNNNNNNNNNNNNNNNNNNNNNNNNNNNNNttttttctttttcttttgggggggaatGGACACCCACGCGGAGGTGGGCGTGGTATGGGACGGCAGGTTGGTAActcaatatatttattttgcgctATATACAATAGGGGGATATATAACATGGTGCAGTAAGCGTAGCTTCACATGTATCGGTAGGATAGTCAGTCGGTCGGTCGGTCGGTCGGTCGGTCGGGCAGCCGGTCGGTAGCTAGTCAGTCGGCTAGTCGGTACACCGCGCTGGTAGACCGCGCCGGTGGACCCACTCCAATCGGCTCACCTCAATCAgcgttggaaaaaatggaaaggatggaaagaaacaaattaattatatCCATGTACAAAGCcaaagtggcaaaaatgTAGTCATCAACGGAGAACTCAtactttttgtgttttccacCAATAATGAGTTGCGTATCCACGATGATCGAAATGGACAAAAGGAAAGCGCTAATTCCTGCAAAGACCAAGTTGAAAACTTTGCTGCGTACAAAAATGCCCACAATGCCTAACAccattaatattaaaaaggcCATAAATAGGTAGACGTACCATCCGGTGAAGTCCCATTTGGTTTGGAAAGCAAAGATGGTTAACCCTACGACCACAACAGACGTTGTCCcaaaggcataaaaaaagatttctGAGTTCGTTCTTGCACTTGCTAATGTCACTATGAGAGTCATACCAACGGTTATTAAAAGAAGTAGGAAATAATTACTTGGGTACTTTCTGGCCATATTGGGAGAACAAGCTAAGGCTATCATTATGGGTAAGCTTAAAATGACACCCAGGATAAAGAAAAGAGTGTAGTTTGTCACTATAAAGCTATTAAATGGTTGGTACAAAACAGCCAATGCTGAACAGCCAAAAGTCATCAAAAGCTGAATGGATAATATGGAATAAACTTTTCTAATAAATCCATGTCTAATTTTTGTGGAGGAAAATTCGTTAAGGGAAAATTCGTCGTATAATCCTCCATTGGCTGCTGTGGCCCTTGTTGGTGCATCATAGTAgtatcctttttg
This genomic stretch from Plasmodium cynomolgi strain B DNA, chromosome 14, whole genome shotgun sequence harbors:
- a CDS encoding hypothetical protein (putative) gives rise to the protein MKRIAELYAYSVDKSTTIFNLRKKEEIARKKKSEMNWLDKLCSEYEKTKKDTFDYFTVKKSEWKNKLNNSKLSSCFKCENSKYGHLPWYKKLFYILKGHVYKLLNIADEEKNADGGRNDEGGRYEDGGRYENGGRYEEGEFPSISPQPSQQERTITREFVSYENFDYKRVQKTKNAEDSLFNKYKERFRKARDPEAYLSERSQSELVKRNISSNGLIAVRSNQSIVEEGASPELCAANSLAREAARGEVEAEVEAKADADTANQTIDTGEADGNTKNFLHVEDSPKFNIKNTWEKLSGYIS
- a CDS encoding hypothetical protein (putative) gives rise to the protein MSLLKLIYVIVMPLGITLLLSCLMKIRFLVRFSYSFCRKQIGDSPIRIVSLILLLNFMLFITESYKLKYGVNKMYNPKEAIPGLSDEYYKIYKWRHERNWWIGLSNLCIWLMLWRSTGIINNYVKYLENRKTQMGLL
- a CDS encoding homologue of Drosophila nmda1 protein (putative), whose amino-acid sequence is MYNNQNGKAVPGANGGQSYGAVYNHGSSYNYSNYGQGQGKGNNEQKGYYYDAPTRATAANGGLYDEFSLNEFSSTKIRHGFIRKVYSILSIQLLMTFGCSALAVLYQPFNSFIVTNYTLFFILGVILSLPIMIALACSPNMARKYPSNYFLLLLITVGMTLIVTLASARTNSEIFFYAFGTTSVVVVGLTIFAFQTKWDFTGWYVYLFMAFLILMVLGIVGIFVRSKVFNLVFAGISAFLLSISIIVDTQLIIGGKHKKYEFSVDDYIFATLALYMDIINLFLSILSIFSNAD
- a CDS encoding RNA binding protein (putative), encoding MDRYGHNVRADVKKQGAEGAELPILCETCLGENPYVRLIKEENGKEWKPGQKSRYKQTIICNMCAKVKNVCQTCLFDLQYNLPVQVRDKFLETSIVSMPENETNRNFFLEQVEKNLDTNTYDKINRGHMDLSKLRRRDPYFKRNMARVCSFWRKNECNRGAECPYLHKEIHLDKSLSNQNIKSRYTGENDVLAEKILTRYEQQNEDNRFMANNICIHGISEAVSQVNVKDCFKKFGEIKSIKMIPKDSKMFISYANSQSAKNAAEAYKDGLELNGSNLTVILQEEVISPRGAAPFVPPPPGGGVPAGGAPHGWYNNKWQNHRNVNFVKKNNKTDAPAPPGMMVPAPPMFFPYQNYNFNPKAPNSAPYLSMRPSEAEQRK